Proteins encoded in a region of the Fusarium falciforme chromosome 6, complete sequence genome:
- a CDS encoding Polynucleotide adenylyltransferase, which produces MLSNRPEPPPGAPNGGQQTGLENHLRNLILSNNGPLQDSSTSKSSSNLPVQGSLKSGATAPSLATKSQNGMDSNVPTEPSTRSPPSKPSRKRMNQAQRRQMSSQLSIPIDPRPQQPPPARPYQSPTSHYSRPSQSYQRHMHTNSHPRTTHYDGRQNGSYGQRSWNGPQQGIGPHGSAHGQPPGIPADSMPLQLSRGGMHLYNSRRDAQFSPEEISAQASLLDRLCFEVVSNSEIERSEIAEKEAFRCRIEAISQEAIARCEKEQNPEAEFDPLSVQLKCFGSLSSGFATKASDMDLGLLSPMSPIQPDAPGSQIPRLLEKALLDAGLGARLLTRTRVPIIKLCSDPPKKLRQDLLEERFKWENGLDETHEDDEHDHDNDQTGLAGPETKTSTSLEITSPTSSTAEPQSFDIKQGPKNTLASYYGLAKRVLRRAGGRDATVSNYRDLADQDWDILNRVCQAFVAGLSDPQLRGRLAGYPSLKFESVNNGQSNRSLLGVYTQIEGEQIRQLWEERGVQERAQQPRLLAEQAMKIWEEAQNKVNFGVDPVFYTKELQLALDKMKRAPSVQFVTLEQAQHEAPIVYSTRALNIINALRPANELEASNWTRLVVTQYLDGIHQEEIRKTITCHIASRGGDVPIKAVIRMHKAIHLAWEFERAIEKDLYDESVIPDIKEYIALLRAPFQQSNESSAITDFIIPLTPATSGLVARIRALPDPHKLAPNQPRDRYRDRLEFPKTGAGVQCDINFSAHLALHNTALLRCYSLTDPRVRPMVLFVKHWAKMRGINSGYRGTLSSYGYVLMVLHYLVNIAEPFVSPNLQQLAPPLPRGLSPVEREKATFCRGHDIRFWRNEEEILGLAQANQLNHNNATIGHLLRGFFEYYAHSTMLSTLSSRGFDWGRDVLSLRTPGGLLTKQNKGWTGAKTVIVLDAQGVGPQPPSQTEQMPIPVAAPKGQVTSDEGVQSKQVNTASKNTEFKEIRHRYLFAIEDPFELDHNVARTVTHNGIVSIRDEFRRAWRIIRLAGNGSSQEELLRDVNDVQEEESPLSKLLDDIHGLGQTRNG; this is translated from the coding sequence ATGCTATCCAACCGTCCAGAACCGCCGCCTGGCGCGCCCAACGGCGGCCAGCAAACCGGTCTTGAGAACCATCTTCGCAACCTAATCCTCTCCAACAATGGGCCATTGCAGGATTCTTCTACCAGCAAGTCTTCTTCGAACCTCCCCGTGCAGGGCTCTCTGAAGTCGGGTGCTACAGCTCCTAGCTTGGCCACAAAGTCTCAAAATGGTATGGATAGCAACGTTCCGACTGAGCCCTCCACAAGGTCTCCCCCGTCCAAGCCATCGCGCAAGCGGATGAACCAGGCACAAAGACGCCAGATGAGCTCTCAATTGTCTATTCCCATTGACCCCCGACCTCAGCAACCCCCGCCTGCAAGGCCCTATCAGAGTCCGACTTCACACTACTCACGACCTTCTCAGTCTTACCAGCGACACATGCACACCAATTCTCATCCAAGAACGACACATTACGATGGTCGCCAAAACGGTTCGTATGGTCAGCGTTCATGGAACGGCCCCCAGCAGGGCATTGGACCGCACGGTTCTGCTCATGGCCAGCCGCCAGGCATTCCTGCGGATTCTATGCCCCTGCAGCTTAGTCGCGGTGGTATGCATCTCTACAACTCCAGGCGCGACGCCCAGTTCTCCCCCGAGGAAATCAGCGCCCAGGCTTCTCTCCTTGACCGGCTTTGTTTTGAGGTGGTTTCCAACTCCGAGATCGAGAGATCCGAGATTGCGGAGAAGGAGGCCTTTCGTTGCCGTATCGAAGCCATCAGCCAAGAGGCTATTGCCCGTTGTGAGAAAGAGCAAAACCCAGAAGCAGAGTTCGATCCACTTTCGGTCCAGCTTAAATGCTTTGGTAGTCTATCCTCGGGGTTTGCTACGAAGGCCTCCGATATGGACCTTGGGCTGTTGTCCCCAATGTCTCCTATCCAACCTGACGCTCCCGGCTCTCAGATCCCGCGCTTACTAGAAAAAGCCTTATTGGATGCTGGCCTGGGTGCTAGATTATTAACCCGCACTCGAGTCCCTATCATCAAGCTTTGCTCGGATCCGCCCAAGAAGCTACGACAAGATCTTCTCGAAGAGCGCTTCAAATGGGAAAACGGACTTGACGAGACTCacgaagatgacgagcaTGATCACGATAATGACCAGACTGGTCTTGCTGGTCCTGAAACCAAGACGTCGACGTCTCTTGAGATCACGTCGCCAACCTCTTCGACAGCAGAACCTCAGAGCTTCGATATCAAACAGGGTCCTAAGAATACACTCGCCTCATATTACGGTTTGGCAAAGCGCGTTCTCCGTAGAGCGGGTGGTCGCGATGCCACTGTGTCCAACTATCGCGATCTTGCAGATCAGGACTGGGACATTCTGAACCGGGTTTGCCAGGCCTTCGTCGCTGGCCTCTCGGATCCGCAACTTCGAGGTCGCTTAGCCGGATACCCATCTCTCAAATTTGAATCCGTCAACAATGGGCAATCCAACCGGTCGCTTCTCGGCGTTTATACTCAAATCGAGGGTGAGCAGATCCGGCAACTTTGGGAGGAGAGAGGTGTCCAGGAGCGAGCACAACAACCTCGTCTTCTCGCTGAGCAAGCGATGAAAATCTGGGAAGAGGCTCAAAACAAGGTGAACTTCGGCGTGGACCCTGTCTTCTACACCAAGGAACTTCAGCTGGCTCttgacaagatgaagagggcGCCTTCAGTGCAGTTTGTGACCCTGGAGCAAGCGCAACACGAAGCACCCATTGTCTACTCTACCCGAGCCCTGAATATAATCAATGCTCTACGGCCAGCGAACGAGCTCGAAGCCTCAAACTGGACGCGTCTGGTGGTCACTCAGTACTTGGATGGCATCCATCAAGAGGAAATTCGAAAGACGATAACGTGTCACATCGCTTCACGGGGCGGAGACGTCCCAATCAAAGCCGTCATCCGTATGCACAAGGCCATTCATCTGGCATGGGAATTCGAGCGAGCGATAGAGAAGGATCTTTATGACGAGTCCGTGATTCCGGATATCAAAGAGTACATCGCCCTACTCCGAGCCCCCTTCCAACAGTCAAACGAATCATCTGCGATTACCGACTTCATCATTCCTCTTACACCTGCAACCTCTGGTCTGGTAGCAAGAATTAGGGCCCTCCCCGACCCTCACAAGTTGGCCCCCAATCAGCCGCGTGACCGATACCGGGATCGCCTGGAGTTTCCTAAGACGGGCGCAGGCGTCCAATGCGATATCAACTTTTCGGCTCACTTGGCTCTGCACAACACAGCACTCTTGCGATGTTACTCTCTCACGGACCCACGGGTGCGACCTATGGTGCTGTTTGTCAAGCATTGGGCGAAAATGCGCGGGATTAACTCTGGGTACCGTGGAACTCTGAGCAGCTACGGTTACGTATTGATGGTCCTTCACTACCTGGTCAACATCGCGGAGCCCTTTGTCAGTCCCAATCTCCAACAATTGGCTCCTCCACTCCCACGAGGGCTGTCGCCTGTCGAGCGGGAGAAGGCAACATTTTGCCGTGGCCATGACATCCGATTCTGGCGCAATGAAGAGGAAATACTGGGTCTTGCTCAGGCAAATCAATTAAATCACAACAACGCAACAAtcggccatcttctccgTGGCTTCTTTGAGTACTACGCTCATAGTACGATGCTGAGCACCTTATCAAGCCGAGGCTTCGACTGGGGCAGAGACGTGCTCAGTTTGCGTACACCAGGCGGGCTGCTAACCAAGCAAAATAAGGGCTGGACAGGTGCAAAGACGGTCATAGTCCTAGACGCGCAAGGGGTCGGTCCTCAACCTCCATCACAAACCGAACAAATGCCTATACCGGTGGCTGCCCCCAAAGGGCAAGTCACATCTGACGAAGGCGTGCAGTCTAAGCAAGTGAACACGGCAAGCAAGAACACCGAGTTCAAGGAAATCCGGCACCGGTATCTGTTTGCTATTGAGGATCCCTTTGAATTGGACCACAACGTCGCTCGAACTGTCACACACAATGGCATTGTGTCGATCCGAGATGAATTCCGTCGCGCATGGAGAATCATCCGATTGGCCGGGAATGGTAGCTCGCAGGAAGAGCTCCTTCGGGACGTGAATGATGTTCAGGAAGAGGAAAGCCCTTTGTCAAAGCTACTTGATGATATTCACGGACTCGGACAGACACGAAATGGATGA
- a CDS encoding MFS domain-containing protein, whose product MSTDTDLKESDSVQDQGESGVVLPAESPSAPPSTPKDEPRIEAAIPPARFWTLSLGVLLGLFLSMIDTSIVATSLYSIGVDFEALEEVNWVALAYTLAYLGCAVVFARISDIIGRRDAFIAAYIIFFAFSLACGFSQNLEQLIAFRALQGIGGSGLYALTMIILPELSPPHLAQHIGALVGMIVALSGVLGPVLGGILTHYTTWRWVFWINGPVGFVSLVIFIFTWPKAEHLPTIERRAWKELDYFGSFLAIAAAVLVIFAFQTAGTSSDGGWKTAMFIAPLLCGLLAWGLLVGWQVFIQHRLSERFAPAFPINLFRNRVYTTAALNTLFIGFPYLLLIYAIPLRIQVVSGKSALVGGVMLLPMLGAAALGSILAGKFNSVKNYVFETLFVGSCLMTLGCGLLVTLDHAPDDAKLLGFITFCGLGFGLTVASSTMLSTIEAPIRDFAPAQGILSQMRLLGGSLGIATSSALLNQRIVEYLSGILTPFEKATIGGPDSYLSDSQWTAVRYTYSEAFRVDMKVAAGISALGVISTIGAFRKHRLLVAEQRAALVREEAARRRAQTDQQ is encoded by the exons ATGTCTACGGATACGGATCTCAAGGAGAGTGACTCTGTCCAGGACCAGGGCGAGTCTGGAGTGGTGCTTCCCGCCGAGAGTCCTTCTGCTCCTCCTTCAACTCCAAAGGATGAGCCCCGTATCGAGGCCGCGATCCCACCAGCTCGCTTCTGGACCTTGAGTCTCGG AGTCCTGCTTGGTCTGTTCCTTTCCATGATCGACACCTCCATCGTCGCCACGAGCCTCTACAGCATCGGCGTCGACTTTGAGGCCCTGGAGGAGGTCAACTGGGTGGCCCTCGCCTACACTCTCGCGTACCTGGGCTGCGCCGTCGTTTTCGCCCGCATCTCCGACATCATTGGAAGACGCGATGCCTTCATTGCCGCTtacatcatcttcttcgcttTCTCTCTGGCTTGTGGTTTCTCTCAGAACCTCGAGCAGCTCATCGCTTTTCGCGCTCTTCAGGGCATCGGTGGCTCCG GCCTGTATGCCCTTACCATGATCATCCTCCCGGAGCTAAGCCCCCCTCACCTGGCCCAGCACATAGGAGCGCTGGTCGGCATGATTGTTGCTCTCTCCGGTGTCTTGGGACCTGTTCTCGGCGGTATCCTTACTCATTACACCACCTGGAGATGGGTCTTTTGGATCAA CGGCCCTGTGGGCTTTGTATCTCtggtcatcttcatcttcacttGGCCCAAGGCTGAACACCTGCCCACGATCGAACGGCGTGCCTGGAAGGAACTCGACTACTTTGGATCCTttctcgccatcgccgctgCCGTCCTGGTTATCTTTGCCTTCCAGACAGCTGGCACCTCGTCTGACGGTGGATGGAAGACGGCTATGTTCATCGCACCCCTCCTGTGTGGACTACTCGCCTGGGGTTTGCTTGTCGGCTGGCAGGTCTTCATTCAGCACCGATTGAGTGAACGCTTTGCACCCGCCTTCCCGATCAACCTCTTCCGCAACCGAGTGTACACAACCGCCGCCCTCAACACCCTTTTCATCGGCTTCCCCTATCTGCTGCTCATATACGCGATCCCTCTGCGAATCCAAGTCGTCAGTGGCAAGTCTGCTCTCGTTGGAGGCGTCATGTTGCTCCCAATGCTCGGAGCGGCGGCCCTTGGAAGCATCCTGGCTGGCAAGTTCAACTCTGTCAAGAACTATGTCTTTGAAACCCTCTTCGTTGGCTCTTGCTTGATGACATTGGGCTGTGGGTTGCTGGTTACTCTTGACCATGCCCCTGACGACGCCAAGTTGCTTGGTTTCATCACATTTTGCGGTCTGGGTTTTGGCTTGACGGTTGCTTCATCCACCATGCTATCGACAATCGAGGCGCCTATCCGAGACTTTG CACCTGCGCAAGGTATCCTCTCCCAGATgcgcctcctcggcggcagTTTAGGCATCGCAACCTCGTCAGCCCTTCTTAACCAGAGAATCGTGGAGTACCTCTCTGGAATCCTGACTCCCTTTGAGAAGGCAACCATCGGTGGGCCCGACTCCTACCTCTCGGACTCGCAGTGGACGGCCGTCCGCTACACCTACTCAGAGGCTTTCCGAGTGGACATGAAGGTGGCAGCTGGCATTTCGGCCCTCGGTGTCATATCGACCATCGGCGCTTTTCGAAAGCACCGACTGCTTGTTGCGGAGCAGCGAGCTGCCCTTGTGCGAGAGGAGGCGGCTCGCCGCCGAGCCCAAACCGATCAACAGTAA
- a CDS encoding ThiF domain-containing protein, which produces MADVMTQTPPVLHGPSEKERKYDRQLRLWAASGQAALESANILLVNSGAGTVGVETLKNLVLPGIGRFTIADPAAVSHEDLGVNFFVDDSWLGKSRAEASTNFLLELNPEVQGEWYPKSQNDSFSLQDLLTNAPKFTMILYALPLPQDQVQLIHEYASHHKTPTIAVHSVGYYSYFKTTLPGTFPIVDTHPDEAATTDLRLLAPWPELTEFSREMTKDIDNLDNHEHGHLPLVVILLHYLEQWQQGHDGAYPTSYADKTAFRKTVSEAMRRDNPEGGEENFEEAVAAVMKHVVVPSLPGSLQQVFDYIHEPHEVKSGFWIIAEAVKRFYSEQGRLPVPGGLPDMKAQSSVYIKLQNIYKNQARKDVEHVLDTVRSIPGGEEIDPAQVELFCKNARFIKLINGLEDKTVKLDQVVEQQLANDEIAAVAGPEMPLSLLPIYLALSATSNVTTASADDIMAFIGQNAPQAASNERYQKTAQEVDRAAGGELHNISAVTGGMAAQEMIKIITKQYVPIDNTCIFDGIDSRCQVLRL; this is translated from the exons ATGGCCGACGTCATGACCCAGACTCCCCCGGTCCTTCACGGCCCCTCGGAGAAGGAACGAAAGTATGATCGTCAGCTCCGCTTGTGGGCAGCCTCTGGTCAGGCCGCTCTCGAGTCGGccaacatcctcctcgtcaactcGGGTGCTGGCaccgttggtgttgagacaCTCAAGAACCTGGTGCTTCCTGGTATCGGCCGCTTCACCATTGCTGATCCAGCTGCCGTGAGCCACGAAGATCTCGGCGTCAACTTCTTCGTTGATGACAGCTGGCTGGGCAAGTCAAGAGCTGAAGCATCCACCAActttctccttgagctcaacCCAGAGGTCCAGGGCGAGTGGTACCCCAAGTCACAG AATGACTCCTTCAGCCTTCAAGACCTTCTCACCAACGCACCCAAGTTCACCATGATCCTATATGCTTTGCCCTTGCCACAAGACCAGGTGCAACTCATTCATGAATATGCCAGTCACCACAAGACGCCTACCATCGCCGTTCACTCTGTTGGCTACTACTCCTACTTCAAGACCACCTTGCCCGGAACCTTTCCCATCGTCGATACTCATCCCGACGAGGCCGCCACTACGGATTTGAGGTTGCTGGCTCCTTGGCCTGAGTTGACGGAGTTCTCCAGGGAAATGACCAAGGATATTGACAACCTCGACAACCATGAACATGGCCACCTACCTCTAGTGGTCATTCTTCTTCATTACCTCGAACAGTGGCAGCAGGGCCACGATGGGGCCTATCCCACCAGCTACGCTGACAAGACCGCATTCCGCAAGACCGTCTCCGAAGCGATGCGGAGAGACAATCCTGAGGGCGGCGAAGAGAACTTTGAAGAAGCCGTAGCTGCTGTCATGAAACATGTCGTGGTGCCATCTCTCCCCGGTTCCCTTCAGCAAGTATTTGACTATATCCACGAGCCT CACGAAGTCAAGTCTGGCTTTTGGATCATTGCCGAGGCTGTCAAGCGATTTTACTCCGAGCAAGGTCGTTTGCCCGTACCTGGTGGACTCCCTGATATGAAGGCACAGTCCAGTGTCTACATCAAGCTTCAAAACATCTACAAGAATCAGGCTCGCAAGGATGTTGAACATGTCCTCGACACAGTCCGGAGTATCCCTGGTGGCGAGGAAATTGACCCAGCTCAGGTGGAGCTCTTTTGCAAGAATGCTCGCTTCATCAAGCTGATCAATGGGCTTGAGGATAAGACAGTCAAGCTTGATCAAGTTGTCG AACAACAACTCGCCAACGATGAGATTGCCGCCGTTGCTGGCCCTGAAATGCcgctctctcttctccccaTATACCTTGCTCTCTCGGCAACCTCTAACGTTACCACCGCTTCTGCCGACGACATCATGGCATTCATTGGACAGAATGCACCTCAGGCCGCAAGTAATGAGCGTTACCAGAAGACGGCCCAGGAGGTGGATCGAGCTGCGGGCGGTGAGCTTCACAACATCTCCGCCGTCACTGGTGGCATGGCCGCGCAGGAGATGATCAAGATTATTACGAAACAGTACGTGCCGATTGACAACACGTGCATCTTCGACGGTATCGACAGTCGATGCCAAGTCCTACGCCTGTGA
- a CDS encoding Ribose-phosphate diphosphokinase has product MRNTLIFAGNSCPVLTGQICENLGMQPASAELTQFSNGETSVRILTSVREKDVFVVQSGSSSINDSIMELLIMISACKGGSANKVTAVLPYFPYSRQSKKKSHRGAITARMLANLMGVAGVKHVITVDLHASQMQGFFKCPVDNLHAEPILAKWIRHNVPNWREAVVVSKNAGGTKRVTSLADALKLNFGIVTTDRKRVSNMTASMIMRHFDHSVDSQPALESSRPIPNRGAREPAPEREKTPKRDVTPPRTSRIVTDLQGSPKRVNGSSARTSNLSLAESADDNVTPPARSPEPSVNGEADYDDHKAHEVTHGRLVQGRIVEDDFPSPDRSAADVSLHDEDPMTMSHASSFFAPEPQSLGGSGDAAASSDEEDNAFENPNAEHMITLVGNVKNRTVFIVDDMIDKAGSWIAAAETVIKKGGAKKVYCMATHGIFGGDSLEQLQACECIHQIVVTNSFPIDKDRARNISKLVVLDLSFLLAEAIRRNHYGESISPLFQHSGD; this is encoded by the exons ATGCGCAACACGCTGATCTTTGCCGGCAATTCATGCCCAGTTCTCACAGGCCAGATCTGTGAGAATCTGGGTATGCAACCTGCCAGCGCCGAGCTTACTCAGTTCTCCAAT GGCGAGACGAGTGTCAGAATCTTGACGAGTGTCCGAGAAAAGGATGTCTTTGTCGTTCAGTCTGGAAGCTCTAGCATCAATGACTCCATCATGGAGCTTCTCATTATGATCTCGGCATGCAAGGGCGGCTCTGCCAACAAGGTCACTG CCGTCCTCCCTTACTTCCCCTACAGCCGTcagtccaagaagaagtcCCATCGAGGCGCTATTACGGCTCGCATGCTTGCCAACCTGATGGGTGTTGCTGGTGTCAAGCACGTAATCACCGTCGACCTTCATGCATCCCAGATGCAGGGATTCTTCAAATGCCCCGTCGACAACCTCCATGCCGAGCCCATCCTCGCCAAATGGATCCGCCACAACGTCCCTAACTGGCGCGAAGCGGTTGTTGTTTCCAAGAATGCGGGAGGAACCAAGCGAGTCACGTCCCTCGCCGATGCACTCAAGCTCAACTTTGGAATCGTCACCACAGATCGGAAGCGTGTCAGCAACATGACGGCTAGTATGATCATGAGACACTTCGATCATAGTGTCGATAGCCAACCAGCGTTGGAATCGAGCCGACCCATTCCCAACCGCGGTGCTCGTGAGCCAGCACCCGAGCGTGAGAAGACCCCTAAGAGGGATGTTACTCCTCCACGAACCTCGCGGATTGTGACGGATCTGCAGGGCTCCCCTAAGCGAGTTAATGGCTCGTCGGCCCGCACTTCTAACCTGAGTCTTGCCGAGTCCGCGGATGACAACGTTACACCCCCAGCTCGGTCGCCCGAGCCATCAGTGAACGGCGAGGCCGACTATGATGACCACAAGGCACACGAGGTCACACATGGCCGCCTGGTCCAGGGACGTATTGTTGAGGACGACTTCCCCTCCCCTGATCGATCCGCCGCCGATGTCAGTCTACATGACGAGGATCCCATGACCATGTCCCATGCGTCATCGTTCTTCGCCCCCGAGCCTCAATCTCTTGGAGGATCCGGTGACGCGGCAGCAAGctctgatgaggaggacaatGCGTTCGAAAACCCCAACGCCGAGCACATGATCACCTTGGTTGGAAACGTCAAGAACCGGACCGTCTTCATCGTGGATGACATGATCGACAAGGCCGGCTCTTGGATTGCTGCCGCTGAGACCGTGATTAAGAAGGGCGGGGCTAAGAAGGTGTACTGCATGGCGACTCATGGCATCTTTGGCGGAGACAGTCTTGAACAACTGCAAGCATGCGAGTGCATCCACCAGATTGTTGTCACCAACAGCTTCCCCATTGATAAGGACAGGGCACGCAACATCAGCAAGCTCGTGGTACTCGATCTCTCGTTCCTGTTGGCCGAGGCCATTCGGCGCAACCACTACGGCGAGTCCATCTCGCCCTTGTTCCAACATTCTGGGGACTAG
- a CDS encoding NACHT-sigma domain-containing protein, with product MGRFRAMFSPDKSLRKNPNTLVADQLQISRHSLAREDQPSLSESFPDGVKVLRDCPDATVDICFIHGLSGNREKTWRGHGHSEPWPKTLLPSRLTRARILTYGYDAYVVAKSGPASTNRLIDHATNLLNDLTTDRALTGASSRPLIFVVHSLGGLVLKAAILRSRNNPDRHLRGIFEHTKGIIFMGTPHKGSWMADWAKMPASALGLIKSTSVTLLDLLQRDNQLLESIQVEFWSMIRDLRESGRSLEIMCFYEELPLPVVGKVVSKESATLEGYNSATIHANHRDMVKFGSVEDNGFKRLLGELSRWESQIRPSIPSQLTQPTLVEPRIELPGSSVSDYSSRDYDAGLQTYGGQTSGSNPSYGYSSWGSGNQSPGHDMPRNPAPTNTAPVNHFSTSGGTQNNNTGSGYQFSGATFTGQVYFGGQGP from the coding sequence ATGGGGAGATTCAGAGCCATGTTCAGTCCTGACAAAAGTCTGCGAAAGAACCCAAACACCCTGGTCGCTGACCAGCTCCAGATCTCCCGTCACAGCCTTGCTCGGGAGGATCAACCATCACTTTCAGAGTCGTTTCCTGATGGAGTCAAGGTGCTGAGGGATTGTCCCGACGCAACTGTCGACATCTGTTTTATTCACGGTTTAAGTGGAAATCGAGAAAAGACATGGAGAGGCCACGGTCATTCTGAACCCTGGCCAAAAACGCTTCTGCCATCCAGACTCACAAGAGCCCGTATCCTTACCTATGGCTACGACGCCTATGTCGTCGCAAAGTCTGGCCCAGCATCAACAAATCGACTTATTGACCATGCAACAAATTTGTTGAACGACTTGACGACAGACAGAGCATTGACTGGTGCATCGTCTCGTCCACTCATCTTTGTCGTCCACAGTCTTGGAGGACTTGTCCTAAAAGCCGCGATCCTCCGTTCACGAAACAACCCGGACCGACATCTTCGTGGTATCTTTGAACATACCAAAGGCATCATCTTCATGGGCACTCCTCACAAGGGATCATGGATGGCGGACTGGGCCAAGATGCCTGCTTCTGCCCTCGGCCTCATCAAGTCTACCAGTGTCACCCTGTTGGACCTCTTGCAGAGAGACAACCAGCTCCTCGAGTCTATTCAAGTAGAATTTTGGTCCATGATACGAGATTTGAGGGAGAGCGGCAGGTCACTTGAGATTATGTGCTTCTACGAAGAGTTGCCTCTGCCCGTAGTTGGCAAAGTCGTATCCAAGGAATCGGCGACGCTAGAAGGGTACAACTCTGCGACCATCCACGCCAACCACCGAGATATGGTCAAGTTCGGCTCCGTTGAGGATAATGGCTTCAAGAGGCTGCTCGGCGAGCTGTCGAGATGGGAATCGCAGATCAGGCCGTCCATCCCCTCACAATTAACACAACCAACACTGGTGGAACCGCGGATTGAGCTGCCTGGCTCGTCTGTCAGCGATTATTCCTCGAGAGACTACGATGCTGGTCTCCAGACCTACGGGGGCCAGACTTCTGGAAGCAACCCCTCTTACGGCTATTCATCTTGGGGCTCGGGAAACCAGTCTCCAGGTCATGATATGCCTCGTAACCCGGCGCCTACCAACACAGCCCCTGTCAACCATTTCAGCACGTCAGGAGGGACCCAGAACAACAACACAGGCAGCGGCTATCAGTTTTCTGGCGCAACGTTTACCGGGCAAGTGTATTTTGGCGGACAGGGGCCTTGA
- a CDS encoding XPG-I-2 domain-containing protein has translation MGIPHLISTLEPYAVHGVLDNDRVVIDGPALAYHILHICNRHGIVQPSYQLLGDTTIAWLDELVSRGVSVEAIYFDGHLPRAKRLVRMERMVKSLNQLKASHSKDPSGFSPAYFSTAKETPPTLFSSTQPLGKPFLPPSFHVPAIIDALRLCSRYTKFIHLVPGEADAYCALRLSKSGGTVLTSDSDLLVHDLGHGRVVFLRDIYLDGQSRLACASFSPAHICEKVKLSPTSKICRLAYERKRSPHLTLPQLLRDCAQPAVDTEGYTGFCHEYLDHETAPLPVSTTDGDIQIESLDPRISELILQLGNQDAQTNDLNGDMIFLPILLENPSRGSAWEQSTPIRQLAYTVARWIIPGSSSIIQEYRRVNTSVQKGRQVHMLPKEAAKAWVQDLTSLISEVSVESEDDAVQAWQMLCLTLDIRHCREEGKKSHVLQILEECSQQTTFKRVSWDIIHFVAQLQAAYYSLRLLKQIMSLAAAEETMPELHNLLCSLPSLVEFPTIESTLEFLRKSGEAQILKTITKLVPLPDTDPEEQSGRASTPKKRKAVKQHGRGKKAGPGNTATRNLFDILSHDT, from the exons ATGGGCAtccctcatctcatctctacCCTAGAACCCTATGCGGTTCATGGAGTTCTTGACAACGACCGAGTAGTCATTGATGGCCCTGCATTGGCATATCACATTCTTCACATCTGCAATAGACATGGCATAGTCCAGCCCTCATACCAGCTCCTCGGGGATACCACCATTGCATGGCTAGATGAACTGGTCAGTCGTGGTGTAAGTGT TGAAGCCATTTACTTCGACGGCCATCTTCCACGAGCAAAGCGACTAGTCCGGATGGAGAGAATGGTGAAAAGCCTGAATCAGCTCAAAGCATCGCACTCCAAGGACCCAAGCGGCTTCTCTCCGGCCTACTTTTCAACCGCCAAAGAGACTCCCCCAACACTTTTCTCCTCTACACAACCCCTGGGAAAACCATTTCTACCACCTAGTTTCCATGTACCAGCAATTATCGATGCGCTACGGCTTTGCTCCCGCTACACAAAATTTATACATCTCGTCCCTGGCGAGGCTGATGCATACTGCGCCCTACGGCTTTCAAAATCTGGAGGCACAGTTCTCACCTCGGATTCGGACCTGCTAGTACATGATCTAGGCCATGGCCGTGTCGTGTTTCTTCGCGATATCTATCTTGATGGTCAGTCGAGACTGGCATGTGCAAGCTTCTCCCCTGCGCATATCTGCGAGAAGGTGAAGCTCTCACCTACCTCTAAGATCTGTCGACTGGCTTACGAGCGTAAGCGCTCGCCTCACCTCACGCTTCCTCAGCTCTTGCGAGACTGTGCCCAGCCAGCTGTTGACACAGAAGGCTACACCGGGTTCTGTCATGAGTATCTCGACCATGAGACAGCACCATTGCCTGTGTCAACGACAGATGGAGATATCCAAATTGAGTCATTAGACCCTAGGATATCAGAGCTGATCCTACAGTTGGGCAACCAGGATGCCCAAACAAACGATCTGAACGGCGATATGATCTTTTTACCAATCCTCCTTGAGAACCCCTCCCGCGGAAGCGCCTGGGAGCAGAGTACTCCAATTCGCCAACTGGCCTACACGGTTGCTCGATGGATCATCCCCggctcatcatccatcatccaggaGTATCGACGTGTTAATACGAGCGTGCAAAAAGGCCGACAAGTGCACATGCTACCCAAAGAAGCTGCAAAGGCGTGGGTTCAAGACCTCACGAGCCTGATATCCGAGGTCAGTGTGGAATCAGAGGATGATGCAGTTCAGGCGTGGCAGATGCTCTGCCTAACCTTGGACATTAGGCATTGTCGCGAGGAAGGCAAGAAATCCCACGTACTGCAGATTCTTGAGGAATGCTCGCAGCAAACAACGTTCAAACGAGTCTCTTGGGACATCATCCACTTCGTTGCTCAGTTGCAGGCGGCGTATTACTCGTTACGCCTTCTTAAACAAATCATGTCACTTGCAGCAGCCGAGGAAACAATGCCAGAGCTACATAACTTGCTTTGCTCCCTCCCGTCCCTGGTTGAGTTTCCAACTATCGAGAGCACCCTAGAGTTTCTGCGAAAGAGCGGCGAAGCGCAGATCCTGAAAACCATCACTAAGCTAGTACCATTACCAGACACAGATCCTGAAGAGCAATCTGGGAGAGCTTCGACACCAAAGAAGCGGAAGGCAGTCAAGCAGCATGGCCGCGGCAAGAAGGCTGGACCTGGAAACACGGCCACACGCAATCTGTTTGATATCTTATCCCACGACACATGA